Within Sphingomonas piscis, the genomic segment CGGACGCGCAGCTTGAGTATCAGCAGCGCAACCTGATGGCCTTCGCCGCTACCGAAGAAACGCCATACGATAGTTCGGGCCGAATCCTGTTTCCGCCGATGATGCGCCGCAAGGGCCAGATCGAGGATCTCGCGCTTTTCCTCGGCACCGGTGAAACCTTTCAGATCTGGAACCCGCGCTTGTTCCTCGCCGAGGCGGGCATTCCGGAAGACCTGAAGGACATCGCCCGTTTCCGGCTCGAGGAAAGGGGAGTGAGCCTGTGACCGGCGCCGCGCCCCACGTTCCGGTCCTTATCGACGAAGTGATCGCCGCGCTGGCAATCGGTGGCGGCGAGACACTGGCCGACGGCACCTTCGGTGCCGGCGGCTACACGCGCGCCATGCTTTCTGCGGGGGCGGGACGAGTGATCGGATTCGACCGCGATCCGGATGCGATCGCAGAAGGATCCGCACTCGTCCCGGACGCGCGCCTGACCCTGATCGAAGATCGCTTCAGCCAGATGGACCGGGTTCTCGCCGATCGCGGCATCGGAC encodes:
- a CDS encoding division/cell wall cluster transcriptional repressor MraZ, whose translation is MFFVALEHLFQGSALNAVDAKGRVSVPAFLRSVIERRGDAKTIVLAKHENFPALSAYDPAYAALKHAKLERLLEKEETNPDAQLEYQQRNLMAFAATEETPYDSSGRILFPPMMRRKGQIEDLALFLGTGETFQIWNPRLFLAEAGIPEDLKDIARFRLEERGVSL